A genomic window from Deinococcus aestuarii includes:
- a CDS encoding metallophosphoesterase family protein translates to MPIAALSDVHGNLPALEAVLAEVERLGVERVLIGGDVAYGPFVRETLDRLLALGDRAVWIRGNADRELVEVFDGGTAGASLPDDQRRALAWEVGRIDRAHRDFLAALPHRRRVEVEELGPVLFCHGSPRSDEEIVTTLTSGERLARLLAGVEERVVVCGHTHVPFDRVVGGVRVVNAGSVGMGYGPPGASWALLGPGVELRHTDYDRERAAALFRRSGHPLSETFAGNVERPASAQKASTFFEELALRRERDGASPP, encoded by the coding sequence GTGCCCATCGCCGCCCTCTCCGACGTGCACGGCAACCTCCCCGCCCTGGAGGCCGTCCTCGCCGAGGTGGAGAGGTTGGGGGTGGAGCGGGTCCTGATCGGCGGGGACGTGGCGTACGGACCCTTCGTGCGGGAGACGCTGGACCGGCTGCTCGCCCTGGGGGACCGCGCCGTCTGGATTCGCGGCAACGCCGACCGGGAGCTGGTGGAGGTCTTCGACGGGGGGACTGCGGGGGCGTCTCTCCCAGACGATCAGCGGCGGGCGCTGGCGTGGGAGGTCGGAAGGATCGACCGTGCCCACCGTGACTTCCTCGCCGCCCTGCCCCACCGCCGCAGGGTGGAGGTCGAGGAGCTGGGCCCCGTGCTCTTCTGCCACGGCTCGCCCCGGAGCGACGAGGAGATCGTCACCACCCTGACCTCCGGGGAGCGGCTGGCGCGCCTCCTGGCCGGGGTGGAGGAGCGGGTCGTCGTCTGCGGACATACCCACGTCCCGTTCGACCGCGTGGTGGGGGGCGTGCGGGTGGTGAACGCGGGCAGCGTGGGCATGGGGTACGGGCCGCCCGGCGCGTCGTGGGCCCTGCTCGGACCGGGGGTGGAGCTGCGGCACACGGACTACGACCGGGAGCGCGCGGCGGCCCTGTTCCGCCGAAGCGGCCACCCCCTGAGCGAGACCTTTGCCGGGAACGTGGAGCGGCCCGCGTCGGCCCAGAAGGCGAGCACGTTCTTCGAGGAGCTGGCATTGCGGCGGGAGCGGGACGGGGCCTCCCCCCCCTAA
- a CDS encoding WecB/TagA/CpsF family glycosyltransferase: MTRPHPTAPSPAAEPSRAGRLTLFDLPLDTVTLDAALDLLGEWMFRAPRSPHTVVTLNPEYVVQARGRPDLVAAVQGADLVTADGVGIVWAARQLHGREVPRAPGYDLVRGLMARHGGELRVFFLGAKPGVAEQAAQNAAREYGIGVAGVHHGYFDLPEDQRVAELVGASGAHLVLTGMGGGRQETFNGYWRQVLGAPVILGCGGVIDVFAGTADLAPTWTRKLGVEFIWRVGLDRKRWNRAPRLAQFVQMVRAERRKR, translated from the coding sequence ATGACCCGACCTCACCCCACCGCTCCCTCCCCCGCGGCGGAGCCCTCCCGGGCCGGGCGCCTCACCCTCTTCGACCTCCCGCTGGACACGGTGACCCTCGACGCGGCGCTCGACCTCCTCGGCGAGTGGATGTTCCGCGCCCCCCGCTCGCCCCACACCGTCGTCACGCTCAACCCGGAGTACGTGGTGCAGGCCCGGGGGCGACCCGACCTCGTGGCGGCGGTGCAGGGGGCCGATCTGGTCACCGCCGACGGTGTGGGCATCGTCTGGGCGGCGCGGCAACTGCACGGGCGGGAGGTGCCCCGCGCCCCCGGCTACGACCTCGTGAGGGGGCTGATGGCGCGGCATGGGGGGGAGTTGCGCGTCTTCTTCCTGGGGGCCAAGCCGGGCGTCGCCGAACAGGCCGCGCAAAACGCCGCGCGCGAGTACGGCATCGGGGTCGCGGGCGTCCACCACGGGTACTTCGACCTCCCCGAGGACCAGCGGGTCGCGGAACTCGTCGGGGCCTCGGGCGCGCACCTCGTCCTGACCGGGATGGGGGGCGGCAGGCAGGAGACCTTCAACGGGTACTGGCGGCAGGTCCTCGGCGCCCCCGTCATCCTCGGCTGCGGCGGCGTCATCGACGTGTTCGCCGGGACCGCCGACCTCGCCCCCACCTGGACCCGGAAGCTGGGCGTGGAATTCATCTGGCGGGTGGGCCTCGACCGCAAACGCTGGAACCGCGCCCCCCGCCTCGCCCAGTTCGTGCAGATGGTGCGGGCGGAGCGAAGGAAGCGGTAG
- a CDS encoding Crp/Fnr family transcriptional regulator — translation MMSGAFGALPQETLAQVMAAARVGRWARGGLLFHPEDPAETLHLLTRGSVRLYRLGAAAREVTLDVHGPGSLLGASALLPGERYGMYAEAMDDTESLMLGRETLARLTRAHPAVGVALTEQITRQTRGVQERLAGLVFMEVSQRLALALLALAEREGTWPEGGVLALRERVSHQDLAHVVGSTRETITKLLGDFRARGLLDLGYRRIILTDRAGLIHASREPLR, via the coding sequence ATGATGTCCGGTGCATTCGGAGCGTTGCCCCAGGAGACGCTCGCGCAGGTGATGGCGGCGGCGCGGGTAGGTCGCTGGGCGCGCGGGGGGCTGCTCTTTCATCCCGAGGACCCGGCGGAGACGCTGCATCTCCTCACGCGCGGGAGCGTGCGGCTCTACCGCCTCGGAGCGGCGGCGCGCGAGGTCACGCTCGACGTGCACGGTCCCGGCTCGCTGCTGGGCGCGTCGGCGCTGCTCCCGGGCGAACGGTACGGCATGTACGCCGAGGCGATGGACGACACCGAGTCGCTGATGCTGGGCCGCGAGACGCTCGCCCGCCTCACCCGCGCCCACCCGGCGGTCGGGGTGGCCCTCACCGAGCAGATCACCCGCCAGACCCGCGGGGTGCAGGAGCGTCTCGCGGGCCTCGTCTTCATGGAGGTCTCGCAGCGCCTCGCCCTCGCCCTCCTCGCCCTCGCCGAGCGGGAGGGCACCTGGCCGGAGGGCGGGGTCCTCGCCCTGCGCGAGCGGGTCTCGCACCAGGACCTCGCCCATGTGGTCGGCAGCACCCGCGAGACGATCACCAAGCTCCTCGGCGACTTCCGGGCACGCGGGCTGCTCGACCTGGGCTACCGCCGGATCATCCTCACCGACCGGGCGGGGCTGATCCACGCCTCGCGGGAGCCGCTGCGGTAG
- the bshC gene encoding bacillithiol biosynthesis cysteine-adding enzyme BshC, translating into MTRSIAAAYRAGDLPGFFRLRAGDLEGAAREERRDVDRAALASALRAYHRDLGTLDGGVEATLARLAHPASRVVVTGQQAGLLTGPAYSVHKGADAALLAQHLSREDAPVVAVYWVASQDHDAAEVASTTLLDHSEALHHLTLDVPQGVSVGRVPWRGEWTAQVLGLLDAFDTAPEYRAAVRARVERALAGGGSYADVFARLIHGLLAPTGLLVLDPLHPALAALMAPTLARELERPLDGPARIEDAAERLLMAGFEPQLRRPAGATNLFLEEGDGQRRLLRFDGKRFSTDTRTYTREELLAVLRGDPARLTPAAGLRPVVQDALLPTLAFVVGPGEIAYGAQLAGVYGLHGLGQPLLWPRLSVTWLEPNVARLLARLGASAAEVQADPEGVLGRALARERGAGAASQERLAALDAELRALTEELGALDPTLAGAAERTRLRTTARVRHLQTLAARALARQEDDRTRQLTRLKRHLLPLGTPQEREMNFLTFLLKHGDAPLRRLLELAPGTQAEVPLT; encoded by the coding sequence GTGACGAGGAGTATCGCGGCGGCGTACCGGGCGGGCGACCTGCCCGGCTTTTTCCGGCTGCGGGCAGGCGACCTGGAGGGCGCGGCGCGGGAGGAGCGGCGGGACGTGGACCGCGCGGCCCTGGCGAGCGCCCTGCGGGCCTACCACCGCGACCTGGGCACGCTGGACGGGGGGGTGGAGGCGACTCTCGCCCGGCTCGCTCACCCGGCCTCGCGGGTGGTCGTCACCGGGCAGCAGGCGGGGCTCCTGACGGGTCCGGCGTACAGCGTCCACAAGGGCGCCGACGCCGCCCTGCTCGCCCAGCACCTGAGCCGCGAGGACGCCCCCGTCGTCGCCGTCTACTGGGTCGCCAGCCAGGACCACGACGCGGCGGAGGTGGCTTCCACCACCCTCCTCGACCACAGCGAGGCCCTCCACCACCTGACGCTGGACGTGCCGCAGGGCGTGTCGGTCGGCCGGGTGCCGTGGCGGGGGGAGTGGACGGCGCAGGTGCTCGGGCTGCTGGACGCCTTCGACACGGCCCCCGAATACCGGGCGGCGGTGCGCGCCAGGGTGGAGCGGGCCCTTGCGGGTGGGGGGAGTTACGCCGACGTGTTCGCCCGGCTGATCCACGGGCTGCTCGCCCCCACCGGGCTGCTCGTGCTCGACCCCCTGCACCCGGCCCTCGCCGCGCTCATGGCCCCGACGCTCGCCCGCGAACTGGAGCGCCCGCTGGACGGCCCCGCCCGGATCGAGGACGCGGCGGAGCGGTTGCTCATGGCGGGTTTCGAGCCCCAACTGCGCCGCCCGGCGGGGGCGACAAACCTCTTTCTGGAGGAGGGGGACGGGCAGCGGCGGCTCCTGCGCTTTGACGGCAAGAGGTTTTCCACCGACACCCGGACGTACACGCGGGAGGAGCTGCTGGCCGTCCTGCGTGGCGACCCTGCGAGGTTGACCCCGGCGGCGGGCCTGCGTCCGGTCGTGCAGGACGCGCTGCTCCCCACGCTCGCCTTCGTGGTCGGGCCGGGCGAGATCGCGTACGGGGCGCAGCTCGCCGGGGTGTACGGCCTCCACGGGCTCGGGCAACCGCTGCTGTGGCCGCGCCTGAGCGTGACGTGGCTGGAGCCCAACGTGGCGCGTCTCCTCGCCCGCCTGGGGGCGAGCGCCGCCGAGGTGCAGGCCGACCCGGAGGGGGTGCTGGGCCGGGCGCTGGCGCGTGAACGGGGGGCGGGGGCCGCCTCCCAGGAGCGCCTCGCCGCCCTGGACGCCGAGTTGCGCGCGCTGACGGAAGAACTCGGGGCGCTAGACCCCACCCTCGCCGGGGCCGCCGAACGCACCCGGTTGCGGACGACGGCCAGGGTTCGTCACCTCCAGACCCTCGCCGCCCGCGCCCTCGCCCGGCAGGAGGACGACCGGACGCGGCAGCTCACGCGGTTGAAACGTCACCTCCTGCCGCTGGGCACGCCGCAGGAGCGGGAGATGAATTTCCTGACCTTCCTCCTCAAGCACGGGGACGCGCCGCTGCGGCGGCTCCTGGAACTGGCGCCGGGGACGCAGGCGGAGGTGCCGCTGACCTGA
- a CDS encoding DUF402 domain-containing protein, with product MRAAEPVKTERHDVAGGQHHTNTGVRPVHTYREHQHGLFVARDFVAHPRIRAWQAHLLPKIGVQVCRYDFHGAREHDYYIDVATITREGDLWTVRDHYLDVIVHDGMAAEIVDTDELLAAHEAGYIGADELCRAVATAHRVVSGLVRARYSVPEWLAGQGVRVEWASAPETVAV from the coding sequence ATGCGCGCGGCGGAACCCGTGAAAACTGAACGGCATGACGTGGCAGGAGGACAACACCACACCAACACGGGGGTGCGCCCGGTGCACACCTACCGCGAGCACCAGCATGGCCTGTTCGTCGCGCGGGACTTCGTGGCGCACCCCCGCATCCGCGCGTGGCAGGCCCACCTCCTGCCCAAGATCGGCGTGCAGGTCTGCCGCTACGACTTCCACGGCGCCCGCGAGCACGACTACTACATCGACGTCGCCACCATTACGCGGGAGGGCGACCTCTGGACCGTCCGCGACCACTACCTCGACGTCATCGTCCACGACGGCATGGCCGCCGAGATCGTGGACACCGACGAACTCCTCGCCGCGCACGAGGCGGGCTACATCGGCGCGGACGAGCTGTGCCGCGCGGTGGCGACCGCCCACCGGGTCGTTTCCGGCCTCGTGCGCGCCCGTTACAGCGTGCCCGAGTGGTTGGCCGGGCAGGGGGTGCGGGTGGAGTGGGCGAGTGCGCCCGAGACGGTGGCAGTTTGA